The window TTCCTGCTGACCTGATGTTTCTGCAGAGCCTTCGGTCCACCTCTCCAAACCTTGCATCCTCCCGTTTAAACATCTCCACTGCGATCTTCTGCCTGGTCTGCAGGGTGTACTTCACAGTCTGTATTGCATTGAAAGTTGAGATGTTCATGTTGGTGCTTCGTGTATCAATGATGTCGTTCATCCAGCTAAATGAAGATTCAACCCTGGGACCATGAAAGACAGAGAGGGCACCTTTCACCACATTACCCAGGGCTGGATACAGTGTTTGGGCCAAGACGTGAGCCCACCACTCCACCATGTCATCTCCCTCCGTGAAGCTGGCCAGGCATGGATCAATGTTGTATCGCATGATCTCCTGGTGGAGATCACTGTCGGCAGGTGAGAGGTTGTGCTCATTGTGCTCAGCTTCTTCAACTGGATCGCTGCCTGCGAGTGGCCTCACAAAATCGGGTCCAGAGCAGACAGTGACCTCAGTGTGTGACTGCAAGGCTTTGGTGACCTGTTCCATGAAAGACTTCAGCAGCTGAAATATAGAACACCACAAAACTGTTTTGAAACAATGAGAAAAAAGATAAAGTATTAAATGTAATTAAATTGTCGGGTACTAACAGCATGATTAGGATTCCTGGTTCTGAATCCATCTGCTTCCCGCCCCACATACATCTCCCTGGCAAACAGCAGTATCTTCTCCATCACTCCCATAGTCTTGGGTGACACTTTAGTGATGTATTCAGCATTGAAAAGTTTCAAGCTGCTTGTCGTGGAGCTAATGTACCAACGTCTGGCTACCCTGTGAATGTAAAACAAACTGTTGTGAAATACAACATTATATATACAAGTGTAGCCAACAGTCGCAGATAGAAAATACCCACCTGGGAAACCATTACGTGTTCCATCACCCACGTAAATGCTGAGTTGTAGGTCAGGTGTAGTGCCCTCATGCCACACCTTCCTAGTCACTCTTCTTTCTGTCTTTTCCTTGCTGTGTCATGCCTGTGAAAACAGAATCAGTAAGTTAAGTGTCAATAAGGTACATTTTGCTCATCACTGGTAACCATGGCAGGGCTtgtaaaccattacagactacatagggaagcacagccgagagctgcccagtgacacgagcctaccagacgaggaaAACTACTACTATGCTAgcttcaaggcaaataacactaaaacatgcatgagagcaccagctgttccgaacGACTGTGTGGTCACACTCTCCGTAGCAGATGTGAGtacgacctttaaacaggtcaacattcacaaggccgcaggctgaccaactggcagccttcactgacattttcaacctctccctgtccgagtctgtaatagcaccatgtttcaagcagaccaccatagtccctgtgcacaagaacaaggtaacctgcctaaatgactatcgacccgtagcactcacgtctgtagccatgaagtgctttgaaaggctgaacatggctcacatcaacaccattatcccagaaacactagaccaactccaatttgcataccgacctaacagatgatgcaatctccattgcactcaccactgccctttcccacctggagaaaaggaacctatgtgagaatgctatttattgactacagctcagagttcaacaccatagtgacctcaaagctcatcaataagctaaggaccctgggactaaacctcCCTCtggaactggatcctggacttcctgacgggctgccaccaggtaggtaacaacacatctgccacgctgatcctcaccacaggggcccctcaggggtgcatgctgagtcccctcctgtactccctgttcactcatgactgcacggccaggcacaactccaacaccatcattaagtttgccgatgacacaacagtggtaggcctgatcacaaacAACGACGAGACATCCTATAAGGAGGTGGTCAGaggcctggccgtgtggtgcaaggacaacaacctctccctcaacgtgatcaagacaaaggagatgattgtggactacaggaaaaggagggccgagaaCTCCTCCATTCTcattgactgggctgtagtggagtaggttgagagcttcaagttccttggtgtccacatcaccaacaaactaacatggtccaagcacactaagacagtcgtgaagagggcacaaagcctattccccctcgggagactgaaaagatttggcatgggtcctcagatcctcaaaaggttctacagctgcctggtatggcaactgctcggcctccgacagcaaggcaccacagagggtagtgcgtatggcccagtacgtcactggggccaagctttctgccatccaggacctctataacaggcggtgtcagaaggccataaaaatggtcaaagactccagccaccctagtcatagactgttatctctgctaccgcacggtaagcggtaccggagcaccaagtctagatccaagaggcttccaaacagcttctacacccaagccataagactcctgaacatcaatcaaatggctacccagactatttgcattgcccaacccccccccccccccccccttttacaccgctgctactctgttattatctatgcatagtcactttaataactctacctacatatacatattacctcaattacctcgactaaccggtgcccccgcatattgactctgtaccagtaccccctgtatttagtctcattattgttattttactgctgctctttaattacttgttccttttatttcttattcatattttttaaactgcattgttggttcggggcttgtaagtaagcatttcactgtaaggtctacatctattgtattcggagcatgtgactacTAACATTTGAACATAGAACTAGTGATGATCTTCACCTTTTCTGTTGAGGTCCTCGTGCAAAGACTTGATCCACGTTTGTGCCTTCTCGCTCACGTGGTGTTCTTTATAAATGTGTTCCAGTGGGTCCTATTACAGCTCCTGGTTGCTCTTTGTTGCTCGGGAACCCGTAGTACAGCATTCTGTGTGTCGAAATGCTGACATCATATGCGGACAGCCACCGATGGGGCACAAACCTCTGAGGATTGGAGGCAGGGATGTTCAGGTACCGACATATATCCCTGAGGTACATCACttgacaaaaagagagagactaTGAAATTATTTATTTCCATACGCTGCCCCTTTATTGTTCTTAAGGTAGGATTGCACATAAACACGATAGATTTGGAATAAATTCAGTGTGATGAATTCATGAATAAAGATTTAATTCATTGAGTGATAAGTAAATACCAAACTTTAAAATATAGTTGTTTTTACTTGATCTGGAGACCGCTGATGATCAGTGTGCTGTTCATTGAAGAGCTGCTCATGGTGGTGGTCTAGGGCTCTGCAAACTTCTTTGCTGCATTGTGGATGTGATGACAGGAGACTCCATCAATGTCGAGCAGGGTTAGAAGGATCCTTGTCTCGATGCCGGTCTTGCTACCTCTCATGACGCTACAAGAATCCATCATCATGCTCACCAGATTTTTCCATGTTATGTTATGGTTGAAGAAGTCGCAGAGCACGTTGTCCAAACTGACGGCATTCAGCTTTATGACCTCCAGGGACC is drawn from Salvelinus fontinalis isolate EN_2023a chromosome 4, ASM2944872v1, whole genome shotgun sequence and contains these coding sequences:
- the LOC129853917 gene encoding uncharacterized protein LOC129853917; amino-acid sequence: MGVMEKILLFAREMYVGREADGFRTRNPNHALLKSFMEQVTKALQSHTEVTVCSGPDFVRPLAGSDPVEEAEHNEHNLSPADSDLHQEIMRYNIDPCLASFTEGDDMVEWWAHVLAQTLYPALGNVVKGALSVFHGPRVESSFSWMNDIIDTRSTNMNISTFNAIQTVKYTLQTRQKIAVEMFKREDARFGEVDRRLCRNIRSAGTVDKTRWQRSLLEDRR